From a single Drosophila sulfurigaster albostrigata strain 15112-1811.04 chromosome 3, ASM2355843v2, whole genome shotgun sequence genomic region:
- the LOC133845038 gene encoding uncharacterized protein LOC133845038: MFSEFFIFFASVAVLFYIWQKRFYSFWQRNGVKSIKPEPIFGNIRSFLTGKIPFFEQLSILHATKGFEDEPLIGVYFLKGPGVIVRDLDLVKTVMIKKFNYFVNRVMTTDPIHDSLGHNNLLLSRNPDWRILRNKISPVFTSGKIKQMYPLMVDVGKDLEENLGKVPIDSVVLIKDKCARFTIDLIASIAFGINANALKMDNSEFYNVNSEFFKFSLKRVLDTACIFLIPSMVSLVKAKLFPKKARDFFIRTISYVLNEREKSGVQRNDLIDVLLALKRETQSQKKEFNDKDLEYLVAQAGLFQTAGFETSSSTMTMTLFELVHNTAIQDRLRSEIKEYFGDEDHISYERLQEMPYLNQVVNETLRKYPIAGFVERECAQPQSGEKFTLKPYYDFEVPSGMPFYVSTLAIHRDEKYWPDPEKYDPERFAPENRDKINMDAYMPFGIGPRNCIGMRLGLLQAKLGLAHLLRNHSVAKCEQTVDSFKFEVKNALMASNVDIFVRLQKDSKGFENEPLIGVYFLKGPGVIVRDLDLVKTVMIKKFNYFVNRAMKTDPIHDSLGYNNLLLSRSPDWKGLRNKISPVFTSGKIKQMYPLMVDIGKDLEDNLAKMPDNSVVRIKDKCARFTIDLVASIAFGIKANALKMDNSEFFKVNTEFFKLSLKTLLDSFCIFLLPSLASLVHAKMFPKPTRDFFIRTISYVLDEREKSGVQRNDLVDVLLAMKRETKSQKNDFNNKDLEFLVAQAALFQTAGFETSSSTMTMTLFELVHNTAIQDRLRSEIKEYFGDEDHISYERLQEMPYLCQVVNETLRKYPIAGYVERECAQPESGEKFTLQPYYDLEVPNGMPFYVSTLAIQRDEKYWPDPEKYDPDRFAPENRDKINMDAYMPFGIGPRNCIGGIVVYKSLRWAMQQWQSIVQSRTQMYTEIILLIASLALAFYLWQKRVHSYWRRHGIKSIKPKPIFGNFRSFLTGKVPYFEQLSMLYNTPGFEEEPLIGVYLLKGPGIIIRDLDLIKTVMIKKFNFFVNRVIRTDPIHDPLGYNNLFFVRNSDWKNVRSKISPVFTSGKIKQMYPLMVEIGKDLEQLLASLPVDSIVCIKDICSRFTTDLIATIAFGIKANALKDTNSEFFKVNTEFFNFDLSRVLDSFIIFLFPTLASLARVKTFSKRTRDFFMNTISYVLSEREKSGLHRNDLIDVLLAMKREAAAHPENDKNKTEDLAYLVAHAATFQTAGFETSSSTMTMTLFELARNTVIQERLRREISDYFADEDFISYERIQEMPYLTQVVNETLRKYPIAGFSERECAQPETGEKFTLKPYYDLEVPNGMPFYVSTLGIHRDEKYWPDPEKYDPDRFAPVNRDKINMDAYMPFGIGPRNCIGMRLGLLQAKLGLVHLLRNHSVAKCGKTVDSFNYASNSPVMSPDVDIYLQLQKD; encoded by the exons ATGTTTTCGGAATTCTTTATATTCTTTGCCAGTGTTGCAGTTCTCTTTTATATCTGGCAGAAGCGATTTTATAGCTTTTGGCAGCGTAATGGAGTGAAATCAATTAAGCCAGAGCCaatttttggaaatatacGAAGTTTTCTTACTGGGAAAATTCCTTTCTTTGAACAACTCAGTATTCTCCACGCAACCAAGGGATTTGAGGACGAGCCATTAATCGGAGTATACTTCCTTAAGGGTCCTGGAGTAATTGTGCGAGATCTTGACCTGGTCAAGACTGTGATGATCAAGAAGTTCAACTATTTTGTGAATCGAGTTATGACAACGGATCCCATTCATGATTCACTCGGCCACAATAATCTTTTACTTTCGCGCAATCCGGATTGGAGAATTCTCAGGAATAAAATCTCTCCTGTTTTTACAAGTggaaaaataaagcaaatgtaTCCTCTGATGGTGGAT GTTGGTAAGGATCTAGAAGAGAACTTGGGAAAAGTGCCCATTGATTCAGTCGTTCTAATTAAGGATAAATGTGCTCGGTTTACCATCGATCTTATAGCAAGTATAGCTTTTGGAATTAATGCTAATGCTTTGAAAATGGACAATAGCGAGTTCTATAATGTTAACTCTGAATTTTTTAAGTTCAGTTTAAAAAGAGTTTTGGATACTGCTTGTATCTTTTTAATACCATCAATGGTTTCCCTGGTGAAAGCCAAATTGTTTCCAAAAAAGGCCAGGGATTTCTTTATTCGTACAATATCTTATGTGTTAAATGAACGTGAGAAATCAGGAGTGCAACGCAATGATCTAATCGACGTTCTACTGGCCTTGAAGCGAGAGACTCAGTCtcaaaaaaaagagtttaatGATAAAGATTTGGAATATTTGGTTGCCCAAGCTGGTCTATTTCAGACAGCTGGATTTGAGACAAGTTCATCTACCATGACCATGACTCTCTTTGAGTTAGTCCACAATACTGCGATCCAAGATCGACTTCGCTCGGAGATAAAGGAATACTTCGGGGATGAGGACCACATCAGCTATGAACGTTTGCAGGAAATGCCTTACCTTAATCAAGTTGTCAATGAGACTTTGAGAAAGTATCCTATCGCTGGCTTCGTTGAACGAGAATGCGCACAACCGCAATCAGGAGAAAAGTTTACTCTAAAGCCCTATTATGATTTTGAGGTGCCGAGTGGCATGCCGTTTTATGTGTCAACTCTTGCGATTCATCGAGATGAGAAG TACTGGCCAGATCCTGAGAAATATGATCCTGAACGCTTCGCGCCAGAAAATCGTGATAAGATCAACATGGATGCCTATATGCCTTTTGGTATCGGTCCCCGCAACTGCATTGGCATGAGACTTGGACTTCTGCAGGCTAAACTAGGTCTGGCTCACCTATTGCGTAATCACAGTGTAGCTAAGTGCGAACAAACAGTTGATTCCTTTAAATTTGAGGTGAAAAATGCACTTATGGCAAGCAATGTGGACATATTCGTGAGACTACAAAAGGATT CCAAAGGATTTGAGAATGAGCCATTAATAGGAGTTTACTTCCTGAAGGGTCCTGGAGTAATTGTGCGGGATCTCGACCTAGTTAAGACTGTGATGATCAAGAAGTTCAACTATTTTGTGAATCGAGCTATGAAAACAGATCCAATTCACGATTCACTTGGCTACAATAATCTCTTACTATCCCGAAGTCCAGATTGGAAAGGTCTCAGGAATAAAATCTCTCCTGTCTTTACCAGTggtaaaataaagcaaatgtaTCCGCTGATGGTGGAT ATTGGTAAGGATCTAGAAGACAACTTAGCGAAAATGCCCGATAATTCTGTTGTTCGCATTAAGGATAAATGTGCTCGATTTACCATTGATCTTGTAGCGAGTATTGCTTTTGGAATCAAGGCTAATGCTTTGAAAATGGACAATAGCGAGTTCTTTAAGGTTAACACAGAATTCTTTAAGCTCAGCTTAAAAACGCTTTTGGatagtttttgcatttttctacTACCATCATTGGCTTCTCTGGTTCATGCCAAAATGTTTCCAAAACCGACCAGAGATTTCTTTATTCGTACAATATCCTACGTTTTAGATGAGCGTGAGAAGTCTGGAGTGCAACGGAATGATCTAGTCGATGTTCTACTGGCAATGAAACGAGAGACTAAATctcaaaaaaatgattttaataataaagattTGGAGTTTTTGGTTGCCCAGGCTGCTCTATTTCAGACAGCTGGATTTGAGACTAGTTCATCTACTATGACAATGACGCTCTTTGAGTTAGTCCACAATACTGCGATCCAAGATCGACTTCGCTCGGAGATAAAGGAATACTTCGGGGATGAGGACCACATCAGCTATGAACGTTTGCAGGAAATGCCTTATCTTTGTCAAGTTGTCAATGAGACTTTGAGAAAGTATCCTATCGCTGGCTACGTTGAACGAGAATGCGCCCAACCTGAGTCGGGGGAAAAGTTTACTCTACAGCCTTACTACGATCTGGAGGTACCAAATGGCATGCCCTTTTATGTCTCAACTTTGGCGATACAACGAGATGAAAAG TACTGGCCAGACCCTGAGAAATATGATCCTGATCGCTTCGCGCCAGAAAATCGTGATAAGATCAACATGGATGCCTATATGCCTTTTGGTATCGGTCCCCGCAACTGCATTG GTGGAATTGTTGTATATAAAAGCTTGAGATGGGCTATGCAGCAGTGGCAGTCCATAGTGCAATCCAGAACTCAGATGTATACTGAAATCATTTTACTCATCGCCAGTTTGGCTCTTGCCTTCTATCTCTGGCAGAAACGAGTTCATAGCTATTGGCGTCGCCATGGCATTAAGTCCATAAAGCCTAAACCAATCTTTGGAAACTTTCGCAGTTTTCTGACGGGAAAAGTGCCATATTTCGAGCAACTTAGTATGCTGTATAATACACCTGGATTCGAGGAGGAACCTTTGATTGGTGTTTATTTGCTAAAAGGACCGGGCATAATTATTCGTGATCTTGATCTAATTAAGACCGTAATGATCAagaaatttaacttttttgtgAATAGAGTTATAAGAACTGATCCCATTCACGATCCTCTTGGCTACAACAACTTATTCTTTGTACGTAATTCGGACTGGAAGAATGTCAGGAGTAAAATATCACCGGTGTTTACAAGCGGCAAGATCAAGCAAATGTATCCGCTGATGGTGGAA ATTGGCAAAGATTTGGAACAGCTCTTGGCGAGTTTGCCTGTTGACTCTATAGTATGCATTAAGGATATTTGTTCCCGATTTACCACTGACTTAATAGCGACTATTGCTTTTGGGATCAAAGCCAACGCTCTGAAGGACACAAATAGCGAGTTCTTCAAAGTGAATACAGAGTTCTTTAATTTCGACTTGTCGCGCGTTTTGGACagtttcataattttcttGTTTCCCACATTGGCTTCTCTGGCACGAGTCAAAACATTTTCGAAGCGAACAAGGGATTTCTTTATGAATACTATTTCGTATGTTCTTTCGGAGCGTGAGAAATCTGGATTACATCGCAATGATCTAATTGATGTCCTATTGGCTATGAAACGCGAAGCAGCTGCTCATCCAGAAaacgataaaaataaaactgaggATTTGGCTTATTTGGTGGCCCATGCTGCTACCTTCCAGACAGCGGGCTTTGAGACAAGCTCTTCGACTATGACGATGACTCTTTTTGAATTGGCACGTAATACTGTCATACAGGAGCGTCTTCGCCGAGAGATAAGTGATTATTTTGCAGACGAGGATTTCATTAGCTACGAGAGAATCCAGGAAATGCCTTACCTCACACAGGTGGTAAATGAAACGCTGCGGAAATATCCTATTGCAGGGTTTAGTGAACGAGAATGTGCCCAACCTGAGACGGGAGAAAAGTTTACTCTCAAGCCTTACTATGATCTGGAGGTGCCAAACGGTATGCCCTTTTATGTTTCCACTCTGGGAATTCATCGTGACGAAAAG TATTGGCCAGACCCTGAGAAATATGATCCTGATCGCTTCGCGCCAGTAAATCGTGATAAGATCAACATGGATGCCTATATGCCCTTTGGAATCGGTCCCCGCAACTGCATTGGCATGAGGCTTGGACTTCTGCAGGCTAAACTAGGTCTGGTTCACTTGTTGCGTAATCACAGTGTCGCCAAGTGTGGTAAAACCGTGGACTCCTTCAATTATGCTTCTAATAGTCCTGTTATGAGTCCTGATGTGGACAtctatttgcaattgcaaaaggATTAA
- the LOC133840970 gene encoding probable cytochrome P450 6w1 yields MFTEFFIFFASVALVFYIWQNRFYSYWQRNGVKSIKPEPIFGNIRSFLTGKVPFFEQISLFHTAKGFENEPLIGVYFLKGPGVIVRDLDLVKTVMIKKFNYFVNRAMKTDPIHDSLGYNNLLLSRSPDWKGLRNKISPVFTSGKIKQMYPLMVDIGKDLEDNLAKMPDNSVVRIKDKCARFTIDLVASIAFGIKANALKMDNSEFFKVNTEFFKLSLKTLLDSFCIFLLPSLASLVHAKMFPKPTRDFFIRTISYVLDEREKSGVQRNDLVDVLLAMKRETKSQKNDFNNKDLEFLVAQAALFQTAGFETSSSTMTMTLFELVHNTAIQDRLRSEIKEYFGDEDHISYERLQEMPYLCQVVNETLRKYPIAGYVERECAQPESGEKFTLQPYYDLEVPNGMPFYVSTLAIQRDEKYWPDPEKYDPDRFAPENRDKINMDAYMPFGIGPRNCIGMRLGLLQAKLGLVHLLRKHSVTKCDETVDSFKFEVKSPLMASNVDIYVRLQKD; encoded by the exons ATGTTTACggaattttttatattttttgccaGTGTTGCTCTTGTTTTCTATATCTGGCAGAATCGTTTTTATAGCTATTGGCAGCGAAATGGTGTGAAGTCGATAAAACCAGAGCCaatttttggaaatatacGTAGTTTTCTTACTGGAAAAGTTCCATTCTTTGAACAAATTAGTTTGTTCCACACAGCCAAAGGATTTGAGAATGAGCCATTAATAGGAGTTTACTTCCTGAAGGGTCCTGGAGTAATTGTGCGGGATCTCGACCTAGTTAAGACTGTGATGATCAAGAAGTTCAACTATTTTGTGAATCGAGCTATGAAAACAGATCCAATTCACGATTCACTTGGCTACAATAATCTCTTACTATCCCGAAGTCCAGATTGGAAAGGTCTCAGGAATAAAATCTCTCCTGTCTTTACCAGTggtaaaataaagcaaatgtaTCCGCTGATGGTGGAT ATTGGTAAGGATCTAGAAGACAACTTAGCGAAAATGCCCGATAATTCTGTTGTTCGCATTAAGGATAAATGTGCTCGATTTACCATTGATCTTGTAGCGAGTATTGCTTTTGGAATCAAGGCTAATGCTTTGAAAATGGACAATAGCGAGTTCTTTAAGGTTAACACAGAATTCTTTAAGCTCAGCTTAAAAACGCTTTTGGatagtttttgcatttttctacTACCATCATTGGCTTCTCTGGTTCATGCCAAAATGTTTCCAAAACCGACCAGAGATTTCTTTATTCGTACAATATCCTACGTTTTAGATGAGCGTGAGAAGTCTGGAGTGCAACGGAATGATCTAGTCGATGTTCTACTGGCAATGAAACGAGAGACTAAATctcaaaaaaatgattttaataataaagattTGGAGTTTTTGGTTGCCCAGGCTGCTCTATTTCAGACAGCTGGATTTGAGACTAGTTCATCTACTATGACAATGACGCTCTTTGAGTTAGTCCACAATACTGCGATCCAAGATCGACTTCGCTCGGAGATAAAGGAATACTTCGGGGATGAGGACCACATCAGCTATGAACGTTTGCAGGAAATGCCTTATCTTTGTCAAGTTGTCAATGAGACTTTGAGAAAGTATCCTATCGCTGGCTACGTTGAACGAGAATGCGCCCAACCTGAGTCGGGGGAAAAGTTTACTCTACAGCCTTACTACGATCTGGAGGTACCAAATGGCATGCCCTTTTATGTCTCAACTTTGGCGATACAACGAGATGAAAAG TACTGGCCAGACCCTGAGAAATATGATCCTGATCGCTTCGCGCCAGAAAATCGTGATAAGATCAACATGGATGCCTATATGCCTTTTGGTATCGGTCCCCGCAACTGCATTGGTATGAGACTTGGTCTTCTGCAGGCTAAACTAGGTTTAGTACACTTGTTGCGCAAACACAGTGTGACCAAATGTGATGAGACCGTTGactcatttaaatttgagGTGAAAAGTCCTCTTATGGCAAGCAATGTGGACATCTATGTACGACTGCAAAAGGATTGA